A stretch of Kazachstania africana CBS 2517 chromosome 7, complete genome DNA encodes these proteins:
- the SPP381 gene encoding U4/U6-U5 snRNP complex subunit SPP381 (similar to Saccharomyces cerevisiae SPP381 (YBR152W); ancestral locus Anc_3.112), translated as MAIRHFRKHIDSHDSNEDSLVEQMTDDMVQPETERPHVTATTSLNKRTNEDSSSEEEEEYSDSSESSDSDSEIILHRPVFLKKKEASSNVVKKPKTTSGDKLMERVDYENEAIAKKELLQSMVDSNYTTDKELLRKIMLLDDSDLVDPQLESKLWESRQEERLKTHREKLVAKQLELEEYEAKKLLNKDKSIDKKSNENKAFELKTSSKPKTEYRDTSDKRYRPGRVKDIEFSSKTIGNLQNEENEYSIF; from the coding sequence ATGGCGATAAGACATTTTAGAAAACATATTGATAGTCATGATAGCAATGAGGACTCTCTTGTTGAGCAGATGACCGATGATATGGTGCAGCCGGAAACTGAAAGACCGCATGTTACGGCTACCACATCCTTGAACAAAAGAACTAACGAAGATAGCTCcagtgaagaagaagaagaatattcCGATTCTTCTGAAAGCAGTGACAGTGACTCTGAGATAATATTGCATAGACCtgtatttttgaagaagaaggaagcTTCTAGTAACGTCGTTAAGAAGCCAAAAACTACTAGTGGTGATAAGCTTATGGAAAGAGTCGattatgaaaatgaagcaATCGCTAAAAAGGAACTTCTGCAATCCATGGTAGATTCTAATTACACTACCGATAAAGAGCTGCTTCGAAAAATCATGCTCTTAGATGACAGTGACTTAGTGGATCCTCAGTTAGAATCCAAATTGTGGGAATCCAGGCAGGAGGAACGCTTGAAGACTCATAGAGAGAAACTCGTAGCAAAACAATTGGAATTGGAAGAATATGAGGCAAAAAAACTACTAAACAAGGATAAAAGCATTGATAAGAAGagcaatgaaaataaagctTTCGAACTTAAAACCAGTTCAAAACCAAAAACGGAATACCGTGACACTTCAGATAAACGATACAGGCCAGGACGTGTGAAGGACATTGAATTTAGCTCCAAAACAATAGGCAACTTGCAAAATGAAGAGAAtgaatattcaatattttaa
- the TBS1 gene encoding Tbs1p (similar to Saccharomyces cerevisiae TBS1 (YBR150C) and HAL9 (YOL089C); ancestral locus Anc_3.109), with protein sequence MSGNDFASMPLSGNGFNIDTNMKNTADVFQTSLPGVIQDEPFYQQNDTAKATNKKRTGKACDYCRKRKIRCDNFDSNIGKCANCIKFNMSCTFYFHINLQKKRRQKFMNETKEQFKDLMNEEAASNTAVNNTNTVTDDEALTAAFPKLLDTEFEKVGRKLIVIDEICKNLDYFIEDIKEHNDLQHFDYEFLPLAAQKHYQTNLFSIPKIRWIHKKISSNLPLEEFMNPIQLMFNTTFNWYLVQLKKSINLSALLRSDNRNFNALYDLPSRQQCKRLLENFHTSVLYAIPSLVSLDEILNISEKYHSNERLSFSDLFLLNVCLMKGASSSLIINTKDTYYLRKDKFLPNSDDLKTIENNLSINVHVYYNRLLTTNASNLKILKALLIFTKYLTLNVSYELAYPVLRRAVSVAIDLGLNKISSYAHLTPERSLKRRNLWIHCLSSDKLFASILCNAPLINGTDTNILDDENYIAIIKQLDNSNPIPHNKISGINTMKEAFAYIVHNTRFMPVFTAYYNSKLINIEDQILTVCYQLKSTQSIAFDELLDTALKLNEDLMNWQGSLNPCMKLESFKEYYKLLSFKTFNTETPELQFEIVCSRILKIHFRFFYSVIMLSHFIVAFVNDNRKAGTVTRKDLVGLSQKFVKQYKDYSIKMIKIFNSLKYQPFLYNELMYFFNTGVYSLTFYLFNQIDDMENNLENAYFIEMLVTTHTHIAGENQENFFGNNMKWNVDMFIFTFLLKKIIQYFNERNSFAKIYNFDPSVYDQMISTLLKKCFEIKQETVDIFISSLNENEIVSSLKNETMDIYDDISKPFLRLLKTDQAACSILPVLENRN encoded by the coding sequence ATGTCTGGTAATGATTTTGCTAGTATGCCATTGTCCGGTAACGGGTTTAACATTGATACGAATATGAAAAACACTGCTGATGTTTTTCAAACATCATTACCTGGAGTCATACAGGATGAACCTTTCTATCAACAAAATGACACTGCAAAAGCTACAAATAAGAAGAGAACCGGGAAAGCGTGCGATTATTGCaggaagaggaaaataaGATGCGATAATTTCGATTCGAATATTGGGAAATGTGCAAATTGtataaaatttaatatGAGCTGTACTTTCTACTTCCATATcaatttacaaaagaagagaCGACAGAAATTTATgaatgaaacaaaagagCAATTTAAAGATCTTATGAATGAAGAGGCTGCCAGTAATACTGCTGTCAATAACACAAATACTGTTACCGATGATGAAGCACTTACAGCGGCATTTCCCAAACTTCTTGATactgaatttgaaaaggtTGGTAGGAAACTCATTGTGATCGACGAAATTTGTAAAAATCTGGACTATTTTATAGAAGATATCAAAGAACATAATGATTTACAACATTTCGATTACGAATTCTTACCACTTGCCGCTCAGAAACATTAtcaaacaaatttattttcaattccaAAGATCAGATGGATCCATAAAAAGATTTCAAGTAATTTACCATTAGAGGAATTCATGAACCCTATTCAATTAATGTTCAATACAACTTTCAATTGGTATCTTGTCCAACTCaagaaatcaatcaatttaaGTGCTCTTCTCCGTAGTGATAACCGGAATTTCAATGCCTTATATGACTTACCATCGAGGCAACAATGTAAGCGTCttctagaaaattttcatacaTCAGTTTTATATGCTATACCTTCTTTGGTGTCGTTAGATGAAATTCTTAATATCTCCGAAAAATATCATAGTAATGAACGCTTATCATTCTCtgatctttttttattgaacgTATGTCTAATGAAGGGTGCCTCTTCATCACTGATTATAAATACAAAAGATACTTACTACttaagaaaagataaatttttacCCAATTCTGACGATTTGAAAACCATTGAGAACAATCTTTCAATTAACGTCCATGTTTATTATAATAGATTATTGACAACAAATGCCTCCaatctaaaaattttgaaagctCTTCTCATTTTCACTAAATATCTGACATTAAATGTGAGTTACGAATTAGCTTACCCAGTTCTTCGAAGAGCAGTGTCAGTAGCAATTGATCTAGGCCTCAACAAAATATCGTCATATGCTCATCTAACACCGGAAAGATCCTTGAAAAGGAGGAATCTATGGATCCATTGTCTAAGTTCAGACAAATTATTCGCTTCGATTCTTTGTAATGCCCCACTAATTAATGGAACCGATACCAATATCCtcgatgatgaaaattacATCGCCATAATTAAACAATTAGACAATTCAAACCCAATACCGCATAATAAAATCAGTGGAATCAACACCATGAAAGAAGCTTTTGCCTACATTGTTCACAATACCAGGTTCATGCCTGTTTTCACAGCATATTATAACAGTAAACTGATCAATATTGAAGACCAAATACTTACAGTGTGttatcaattgaaaagtaCGCAAAGTATTgcttttgatgaattacTCGATACGGCATTGAAACTTAACGaagatttgatgaattggCAGGGTTCATTAAATCCCTGCATGAAGTTGGAAAGTTTCAAAGAGTATTATAAATTATTGTCATTTAAAACCTTCAATACTGAAACTCCAGAattacaatttgaaattgtatGTTCAAGGATCTTGAAGATTCATTTCCGATTTTTCTATTCAGTTATCATGCTAAGTCACTTCATTGTTGCATTTGTCAATGATAATCGAAAAGCAGGAACAGTGACAAGGAAGGATTTAGTTGGATTGAGTCAAAAGTTTGTTAAACAGTATAAGGATTATTCCATTAAAATGattaaaatctttaattCGTTAAAGTACCAACCTTTCCTTTACAACGAATTAAtgtattttttcaatactgGCGTTTATTCATTAACCTTTTACTTATTCAATCAAATCGATGATATGGAAAATAATTTAGAAAACGCCtattttattgaaatgcTGGTAACTACTCATACTCATATAGCGGGTGAAaaccaagaaaatttctttggcAATAATATGAAATGGAATGTCGATATGTTTATTTTcacatttttattgaaaaaaattattcaatacTTCAATGAAAGGAATTCATTTGCAAAGATATACAATTTTGATCCCAGTGTATACGACCAAATGATTTCAacattattaaaaaagtgttttgaaattaaacaAGAAActgttgatattttcatttcaagtttgaatgaaaatgaaatcgTTTCAAGTCTAAAAAACGAGACGATGGATATCTatgatgatatttcaaagcCATTCTTAAGATTGTTGAAGACAGACCAAGCTGCTTGTTCAATCCTACCTGTACTTGAAAAtagaaattga
- the ARA1 gene encoding D-arabinose 1-dehydrogenase (NAD(P)(+)) ARA1 (similar to Saccharomyces cerevisiae ARA1 (YBR149W); ancestral locus Anc_3.108), which translates to MLHPKSTEIYFKLNNGTTIPALGFGTYAPRERIPETKQAVKAAIKAGYRHIDTAWVYESEPYVGEAIKEMIEEGEVSRSDLFVTTKVWPVYWDNVEKSLNESLEALGLDYVDLLLQHWPLCFPRVEDEKNGVNGLVAYPEDDEGKPLLNEKGDFLETYRQIEKIYLNPDDHRVRAIGVSNYAIEYLEALFKECKVKPVVNQVEIHPHLPQLELNKFCHNHGILLTAYSPLGSDGAPNLKIPLVHQLAEKYDMSLNDILISYHIRKGNTVIPRSLNPVRIASTIEFAPFTQEELKQLDNVGIEEPARFVDAAFAQQIPGFGKSKK; encoded by the coding sequence ATGTTACATCCAAAATCTACAGAAATTTACTTTAAGTTAAACAATGGCACCACTATCCCAGCCTTAGGGTTTGGTACCTATGCCCCAAGGGAAAGGATTCCTGAAACTAAACAAGCCGTAAAAGCAGCAATCAAAGCCGGTTATAGACATATTGACACTGCGTGGGTCTATGAATCCGAGCCATATGTCGGCGAAGCTATTAAGGAAATGATTGAAGAAGGTGAAGTTTCGAGAAGCGACCTCTTTGTCACCACTAAGGTTTGGCCAGTTTATTGGGacaatgttgaaaaatcattgaatgaGTCCTTGGAAGCCCTAGGACTTGATTATGTCGATTTATTACTTCAACACTGGCCTCTTTGTTTCCCTAGAGTTGAAGACGAGAAGAACGGGGTCAATGGGTTAGTCGCATACccagaagatgatgaaggcAAGCCACTTTTGAACGAGAAAGGAGACTTTTTAGAAACTTATAGacaaatagaaaaaatatatttgaatcCAGACGATCACAGGGTCAGAGCCATCGGGGTTTCCAATTATGCCATTGAATACCTTGAAGCTTTGTTCAAAGAATGTAAGGTTAAACCCGTTGTGAACCAGGTCGAAATACACCCACATTTACCACAGTTGGAATTGAATAAGTTTTGCCATAATCATGGTATACTGTTAACTGCTTATTCACCATTAGGTTCTGATGGTGctccaaatttgaaaattccaTTAGTTCATCAATTGGCTGAAAAGTATGATATGTCATTGAACGATATCTTGATCTCCTACCATATTAGAAAAGGTAATACTGTTATTCCTAGATCATTGAATCCAGTCAGAATCGCAAGTACTATTGAGTTCGCACCATTCActcaagaagaattgaaacaaCTAGATAATGTAGGTATTGAAGAACCTGCTAGATTTGTAGATGCTGCTTTTGCTCAGCAAATTCCAGGATTTGGTaaatccaaaaaataa
- the YSW1 gene encoding Ysw1p (similar to Saccharomyces cerevisiae SPO21 (YOL091W) and YSW1 (YBR148W); ancestral locus Anc_3.106) has translation MGTELSDIFNLNELHNDESIMQESLNNTNLKMAANVNRAKSIRGKLSQLLHKDRENDESASPTRSRRSWSLKNRVFSELNENSLNRNNNIIDKAKKDSSQTKLEIDHWDSDEFNKNASRSFLKGFHFLHRHVSSDSVGDNDCVYSTPKNYFSEMKDKLHGLIPKQKVQDTDAVDENGCDDNAGWNPELFDTEKNKATLKGELEQPPDSEEGTTFELASSDSYTEKQKIESTIPPATPPGNEYIDSERNPYKFVFDTPNKFSYDDSQGLEPRALNNFNALWSLLVTDPERDQKLEDGIMITKMSEILLFMARRKQNIFDADVTDYKEKLLELQEELDAQKQSNDMLVKKVDSLIEESRFKGDYENLKEQYNTLEIEKKTLEERIKSMQRKLDDLLELTIQQKTVETKYQKLQEFEEEANKNLHSKLKIAHEKYKNLKIKANAQSENILYLKDELAISNIFKDGSLNFASELMRKFNGLVQEKTLIKYNIALKRLISTMSIINKRSINSDLKSEPLDRQTLSSQSNELRSQLSSFFSETANSLLINEIVLNWSLSIRSNDFLKHQLIELRRQNFNQSRKIKKLTNELKKIGPTKPQYSKPQERGTPFDIPGENTEIDISHPQVSKKNSNDVLITPLDY, from the coding sequence ATGGGGACAGAGTTATCAGATATTTTTAACTTGAACGAGCTTCATAATGATGAGTCAATCATGCAGGAATCCTTGAATAACACGAACCTAAAGATGGCTGCTAACGTGAATAGGGCAAAATCCATAAGAGGAAAGCTTTCGCAATTGCTACATAAAGATAGAGAAAACGATGAGTCTGCGTCTCCGACACGATCAAGGAGAAGTTGGTCATTGAAGAATCGAGTATTTAGTGAACTTAATGAAAACAGTTTGAATAGAAATAACAATATAATTGATAAAGCTAAAAAGGATAGTTCTCAAACTAAGTTGGAAATTGATCATTGGGATAGTGACGAATTCAATAAGAATGCGTCCAgatcatttttgaaaggctttcattttttgcaTCGTCACGTATCATCAGATTCTGTCGGTGATAATGACTGTGTCTACTCTACACCAAAGAACTATTTCAGTGAAATGAAAGATAAGTTACATGGTTTGATTCCAAAACAGAAAGTTCAAGACACAGATGCTGTTGATGAGAATGGGTGTGATGATAATGCAGGATGGAATCCTGAGTTGTTCGAtacagaaaaaaacaaaGCAACTTTAAAAGGTGAATTGGAGCAACCGCCAGATTCTGAAGAAGGGACAACTTTTGAGCTTGCTTCATCAGATAGTTACACTGagaaacagaaaattgaaagtacTATTCCACCAGCAACACCACCTGGGAACGAATATATTGACAGTGAAAGAAATCCATATAAATTCGTGTTTGATACaccaaataaattttcatatgATGACAGTCAAGGGCTAGAGCCAAGGGCtctcaataatttcaatgcCCTATGGTCACTTCTTGTAACAGACCCTGAGAGAGACCAAAAATTAGAGGATGGCATCATGATCACCAAAATGAGTGAAATATTACTATTCATGGCACGCAGAAAACAGAATATTTTCGACGCTGATGTTACTGActataaagaaaaacttTTGGAATTGCAAGAAGAGCTAGATGCACAGAAACAATCGAATGACATGTTAGTAAAAAAAGTCGATTCACTTATCGAAGAGAGCAGATTCAAGGGGGATTATGAGAACCTTAAGGAACAGTATAATACTttagaaattgaaaaaaagacatTAGAGGAAAGGATTAAGTCAatgcaaagaaaattggaTGATTTGCTCGAGTTAACTATCCAACAAAAGACTGTTGAGACTAAGTATCAGaaattacaagaatttGAGGAAGAGGCCAACAAGAATTtacattcaaaattgaaaattgcaCATGAGAAGTATAAAAACCTCAAGATAAAGGCTAACGCTCAATCCGAAAATATCTTATACTTAAAGGATGAATTGGCAATATCtaacattttcaaagatggATCTCTCAATTTTGCTTCAGAATTAATgagaaaattcaatggtCTAGTGCAAGAGAAAACTTTAATAAAATACAATATTGCTTTAAAGAGACTGATCTCCACAATGTCAATTATTAATAAGAGGTCCATAAATTCCGACTTGAAGTCAGAACCTCTAGATAGACAAACTTTATCGTCACAAAGCAACGAATTAAGGAGCCAACTGTCGAGCTTCTTTTCAGAAACGGCAAACAGTCTCttgataaatgaaattgtcTTGAACTGGTCTCTCAGTATAAGATCTAACGATTTCCTCAAGCATCAGTTAATAGAATTGAGAAGACAGAATTTCAATCAGAGCagaaagataaaaaaattgacaaatgagttgaaaaaaataggGCCAACTAAGCCTCAATATTCAAAACCACAAGAAAGGGGGACCCCATTTGATATTCCAGGAGAAAACACAGAGATTGATATATCTCATCCGCAGGTTTCTAAAAAGAACAGTAACGACGTTCTCATAACTCCTTTGGATTACTAA
- the APD1 gene encoding Apd1p (similar to Saccharomyces cerevisiae APD1 (YBR151W); ancestral locus Anc_3.110), whose translation MMGFKDLLGLNKSKKDSIDAEALDDIAHEIDVCDIESICSGGSCQSDGEEDDDIKKGEEVFSKLKIDYSTPLFNSSKVPKLHFIVPTSQIDWEHDACMEKKDSVQYKINNWCQENFDEFKDLNIGDKFTCSVTSMPIDIMDIDVMRGLKNNVLILPYFIWMNDLKSENVEQTLNELVPELLKHDLNKEQLFEKFSYLSDAREKSFVFICSHTTRDKRCGITAPYMKRIFDKLLKENGLYRDNSDFRPDGVKVEFINHVGGHKFAGNVQIYLKDTMTLVWLGRVTPKDIPTIFSSLVLPENPALPLPAKVRCVKKYQKW comes from the coding sequence ATGATGGGTTTCAAAGACTTACTGGGATTGAATAAGTCTAAAAAGGATTCAATTGATGCGGAGGCGTTGGATGATATCGCACACGAGATTGACGTTTGTGATATAGAGTCAATATGTTCGGGTGGTTCCTGTCAAAGTGatggagaagaagatgatgatattaaGAAAGGTGAAGAAGTTTTCtctaaattgaaaattgacTATAGTACACCtctttttaattcatcaaaagtACCAAAATTACATTTCATTGTTCCAACTTCGCAAATCGATTGGGAACATGATGCATGCatggaaaagaaagattctgtacaatataaaattaacaACTGGtgtcaagaaaattttgacgAGTTTAAAGACTTGAATATAGGGGATAAATTCACTTGTAGTGTAACCTCAATGCCAATTGATATAATGGACATTGACGTAATGAGAGGACTGAAGAATAACGTATTAATCTTACCATATTTTATATGGATGAACGATTTAAAGAGTGAAAACGTTGAACAAACTTTAAACGAACTGGTTCCTGAACTGTTGAAGCATGATCTGAATAAAGAAcaattgtttgaaaaattttcgtaCCTTTCTGACGCTAGGGAGAAATCTTTTGTATTTATCTGTTCTCATACAACAAGAGACAAGAGATGTGGTATTACAGCTCCATAtatgaaaagaattttcgataaacttttgaaagaaaatggttTATATAGAGATAATTCAGATTTTAGACCAGACGGTGTAAAAGTCGAATTTATTAATCATGTGGGTGGACATAAGTTTGCAGGGAACGTACAAATCTACCTTAAGGATACTATGACCTTGGTCTGGTTAGGTCGTGTCACACCAAAAGATATACCAACTATCTTCAGCAGTTTGGTCCTACCAGAGAATCCGGCTTTACCGTTACCTGCCAAAGTAAGATGTgtgaaaaaatatcaaaaatggtaa